Proteins found in one Saccharopolyspora phatthalungensis genomic segment:
- a CDS encoding maleylpyruvate isomerase family mycothiol-dependent enzyme codes for MATVVRAHDVARTEHDHAAALLRPEVEAMRTVLAGLSDQEWLAPTECPRWAVREVVSHVLGNAEVTLAPDLMALRLRDGATRYPQLMRLDAMNEMAVDAWRDRQPRELLAEFTPLWRRVVETLPGLGESVRAQLFDSGYPGAPPVSLGYVVDVILARDMWMHRVDICRATGRALMPHEHDRGVVEQVLRDLDDVWGGPAFVLELTGAVAGDWQIGTGVPVATVQGDAVDVLRTLSGRAEPEPELITRRGDPTVLGAMRAARVPF; via the coding sequence ATGGCCACCGTCGTACGAGCACATGATGTGGCTCGAACCGAGCATGACCACGCGGCCGCGTTGCTGCGCCCGGAAGTCGAGGCGATGCGGACGGTGCTGGCTGGGTTGTCCGACCAGGAGTGGCTGGCGCCCACCGAGTGCCCCCGGTGGGCCGTGCGTGAGGTCGTCTCCCATGTGCTGGGCAACGCCGAGGTCACGCTCGCTCCGGATCTCATGGCGCTGCGGCTGCGCGACGGCGCCACGCGGTATCCGCAGCTGATGCGGCTGGATGCGATGAACGAGATGGCGGTGGACGCCTGGCGCGACCGGCAGCCCCGTGAGCTGCTGGCCGAGTTCACACCGTTGTGGCGACGGGTGGTCGAAACACTGCCCGGCCTGGGTGAGTCGGTGCGAGCTCAGCTGTTCGACAGCGGGTATCCCGGTGCGCCGCCGGTGTCGTTGGGCTATGTCGTGGACGTGATCCTCGCCCGGGACATGTGGATGCACCGCGTCGACATCTGCCGTGCCACAGGGCGAGCGTTGATGCCGCACGAGCATGATCGCGGCGTGGTGGAACAGGTGTTGCGGGACCTCGACGATGTGTGGGGCGGGCCCGCGTTCGTGCTGGAGCTCACCGGCGCGGTGGCCGGTGATTGGCAGATCGGTACCGGGGTGCCGGTGGCCACCGTGCAGGGCGATGCCGTGGATGTGCTGCGCACGCTCTCGGGGCGCGCCGAGCCGGAACCGGAGCTGATCACGCGGCGTGGTGATCCCACTGTCCTGGGCGCGATGCGTGCGGCGCGGGTGCCGTTCTGA
- a CDS encoding aminoglycoside phosphotransferase family protein yields the protein MPSAFVVPAELAATHRKIFGASTWIAELPGLAEQRLAAWDLRLNGAARHGMVALVLPVVRADGSYAVLKLQPVTDDTAGEPLGLRTWAGRGAVRLLAHDPASGSMLLERLAARSLSSVEDDLAALRILTGLLARLSAVPAPPGLRRLADIAAAMLTAVPGACARLADPAQRRLLEHCAGVVAELCGESGDRLLHWDLHYDNVLAAQREPWLAIDPQPLAGDPGFELMPALDNRWDDVVATGDVAAAVRRRFGVMVEALGLERQRAAGWTLGRALQNCLWDVEDGQTTLNEVQVAVAEALVPLGP from the coding sequence ATGCCTTCTGCCTTTGTGGTTCCGGCCGAGTTGGCGGCCACCCACCGCAAGATCTTCGGTGCGTCCACCTGGATCGCCGAGCTGCCCGGGTTGGCCGAGCAGCGGTTGGCGGCGTGGGACCTGCGGCTGAACGGGGCCGCCCGGCACGGCATGGTGGCGTTGGTGCTGCCCGTCGTCCGCGCCGACGGCAGCTACGCGGTGCTGAAGTTGCAGCCGGTCACCGACGACACCGCCGGGGAGCCGCTGGGCCTGCGCACGTGGGCCGGACGGGGCGCGGTACGGCTGCTGGCGCACGACCCGGCGTCGGGCAGCATGCTGCTGGAACGGCTCGCGGCCCGGTCGTTGTCGAGCGTGGAGGACGATCTAGCGGCCTTGCGGATCCTGACCGGGCTGCTGGCGCGGTTGAGCGCGGTGCCCGCTCCCCCTGGGTTGCGGCGGCTGGCCGATATCGCCGCGGCGATGCTCACTGCGGTTCCCGGGGCGTGCGCGCGGCTGGCCGATCCGGCGCAGCGGCGGTTGCTGGAGCACTGCGCGGGCGTGGTCGCCGAACTGTGCGGCGAGTCGGGTGACCGGTTGCTGCACTGGGACCTGCACTACGACAACGTGCTGGCCGCGCAGCGGGAACCGTGGCTGGCCATCGACCCGCAGCCGCTGGCCGGTGACCCGGGTTTCGAGCTGATGCCGGCCTTGGACAACCGGTGGGACGACGTGGTGGCCACCGGCGATGTCGCCGCGGCGGTACGGCGCCGGTTCGGGGTGATGGTCGAGGCACTGGGCCTGGAACGCCAGCGCGCGGCGGGCTGGACGCTGGGACGGGCGCTGCAGAACTGCCTGTGGGACGTCGAGGACGGCCAGACCACCCTGAACGAAGTGCAGGTCGCGGTGGCCGAGGCGCTGGTGCCGCTGGGGCCCTGA